ctctctctctctctctgtcaatAAATAGTGAGGGACAGAACAGAAGAGAAAATAGAGAGTTAAAACGAACGGCCGTGTACAGTGGACGCTTCGTTTTCTCCTAAAACGCCTGACGCCTCGGTTTTTTAACGGTCATTTCTTTTAATTGTGTTGAAAAAAGTCCCTTATTAGcccttcaaattattaatttattacacgagtaataatatttttcaaacttttaaCTAGACAATATTTctccaaattaccaaaaaaaaaaaaatttgtcaaaatctTTTCAATAGCGAAAATATccttaataaaaaacaatagaaaaaaaaactaaattttttaaaaaaaaaaaatttaaaaaacaaaaaaaccagaGGGTGccgagcctttttttttttttttttttttttttttattttttatttcatagggatattttttgtcttttaaggtcatttttgtctttttgttagctttGGGGATAGAaacaattttttgataatttgagaaaatattgTTCCAATTAATTCGGGGAGGATATTGTCAATTGTGTAGTAATTTGAAGAGGTATGTCTTAACTTCTCATAGTTTTTAGGTACTTTAAAACGTCATTTATCACCATTTTAGGCCGTTTGCATtctctaggttttttttttttttttttttttgacgaatattttcatttttaaaaggTTTAAGGGTTTTAGAGGTTGGGGACTTTTTGGGCCAGGATCTTTGTTATTAGGCTTTGTAAATTTCTCCTAATCATAAGATTTGGATATATAAGATTAAGAAAATGACAGAAGTAATGGCACTGAGTGGCTATCCTTAGAACTGAAGGACAGAAAATTCATGGATTAATTTAGTGGTAATGAGTAAAGAACAATGAGGCTTCATTGAGGACATATGTCATGAGGATTCACATGGTTCTGCCTCCCAACCAATCATGAGATCTGATAGGAATCATACTTTATATTTTCTGTAACTATTCATACTGCCCCCAAACTATTGTGGCCCAATTGAAGTTATTATCAATGGATCATGGTCTGCTACCTGCTGAATGCATATCCAAAAAACCATTTGGATGAAAGACAAGTTGATATAGAATCTAACATGCATGTGGATCATATTTTTCGATATTAATTTGATAAACCTTCTGCCACTAGACTACATGTTTGTTGAAGAATTTGATATAGCATTTGGACAATGGCATGCATGTTGTAACCCTACCGGTGGTTAGCAGTTcatatgatgatgttttgagaAACATACAAGTGAGCAGTTGGTGATCCTATGGATTAGAGCCTGATTTTGAAGGGATGCTAGGTTGAAGCACCAAACAACCAAGTAGATAACATCTTATACCTTGCTATTTGTATGGACCCTAGTTTACCCAAGTCACCTAACCAGCAGCAAGCCATGGTTTGGAGAAATATTCTTCATGTCTGTGGGAAAATTCAAGTATTTCAATTGATAGGCCATAGCTGGAAAGCCATGCCAATCAACTATCACAAACAGGAACTTGAAGTCTAGATACTAGGCATTGATAAAGCAACTGCACAGTTCCTTATTTGGTATGCATCAGATGGTCATCCTCATAATTTCACATCACTCTTCTCTTTCAACACAACATATGGACCATGAGCATTTCCAatctaaaatgtctcaaaagtcTAGAGCAGTACAATCTTTCACTTGTCAATCAATCTGTGTATAGTTTAAACTCACTATTTTTTGACAGAAAGGGCTCTGTAAGAAttagccaaattaatctttTTAATGATTATCAAACTTATGGTAGTCTGATGATATACTTTACTCCTGAAAGGAAGTCATCTAAGAAGCATATATAATCTTCTGAGTTTGGCTATGCATTCAACAAAGGCAGATTTATTAACACAACATATGTGCACAAACAGGAGGACATCCTCTTGCAACATACACATAGGGTGACCGAGAAGTTTAATGGGAAGACAAAAGCATGTGACTTTTAGGGCTAAGTGCTCTTCACAACCTCATTCCTCATTTCCTCTATATATAGACAAACATAGCGTTGAGTATGCATATATGAGTGAAAAGcaattaagtctcacattaaaAGGATATTACAAGTGTGAATAGTTAATATATCACAATTGTGCTCAAATcgattagcttaagcttttgggtttaGTGGTGTATGTCTTAATATGCTATATCATGGCCTCATTGCAAGAACTCCCCAAGAAATAAATGGTCAGAACTTTTTTCTATCACTGTCGTGAAGAAGGATTGAGATCGGGAGCAATAGTTCTAATTAGGGCAGTTCATTTTAGAATCCTAGAACCTAATGAACCCTGTGTTATTGCGATCGTAGccatttatttataataatcaGCCAAGATAAAAGGTATTGCACTCAGTGGCATTGTATTGCACAATATCTCAATCCAGTGAAGCAAATCAGTTTTTACTTTTACCAAATGCAACAGCCAGACCTTTTTTCAGCAGTAGTTTTGCTCTGCAGTAGTTGTTGCTCgtctattttgtattttttttttaaaaaaaaaaaaaaaaggaaaaagaaagaaatgagaaatatatattttttatagaagctctttttttctttttcttttttttactttctgcTGCCCTCAGGTTAAAAGCTTCTTGAAACTTGTTTAAACTCATCAAGTTAGTTGTTCATGATGAGTCTAAGATAATGATTCATGGGCTACTAGCTTGTTCATGACTTAGCTGATCTAAAACAGGCATTTCCCAAGTTGAGACCTTGTTTTGGATATATGTTGGGGGCCTGAAGTCATCAGAGTGACCCCAGAGGTTGGTTGGCTAGTTGGCACAAAAAAACCCCTGAAAGACACGAGACTAAGTTCAATGCTTATGTGAACAAGCAAAATGAATCTCAAGATCCTCTCTAATCAAGACAAGTCCTTGACGCCAAAACTAAATGTCTAGCACCAAAAACTAGTGATTTGTTCTTGCAAAACATAGCCCATAGAGCATGTATAATATTATTTCACAAGTTGAaactctctttttcttgtcCCCCACTCAAAATGGTAGGGCATGATATCTTGCGTGAGACAAGGCAAACCATGTGAACATTCAACAATAACTTCACCTGACATGTCTCTCAACATTCTTCAGTCAAGTTCCCACTATTCTAGCCAAGTTTAAGGCTTGACCTCTGCCTATATAAATAAGTTCAGGTGCTAAGATGCCATCTCAACTCAAAGAACTAAGCATTCAATTACTAAAGCTGTTCTCTCATCCAATCAACCTCTCAaagtgcaatttttttcttcttctcttttccacTCCAAAAATGGGAATCCGATTGATGGGGATAGTGAATGCGAAGCAAAAGCTGCAGAGAACTCTTTCAGCAAGAATCAGGATGGTCTCAGCCACAAGCATTGATGTCCCAAAAGGCCACTTTGCAGTTTATGTTGGAGAATtcaagaagaggtttgtgattcCAATTGCTTACTTGAACTGCCCTTTATTCCAAGACTTGCTAAACCTGGCTGAGGAAGAATTTGGATATGAACATCCCATGGGCGGTCTCACTATTCCATGCAGTGAAGAATACTTCATCAGTTTAACTTCAGCTCTAAATTGCTCATAAGTATGTGGCCCGACACAAATTATCAAAGAGAGAGTGAGACAGCCAAGCCGGTCTCCTAAATTTTGTATTGTGGGTTCTTACTTCTTACCATTACCATTTGTACGATGTCATGTAATTGTAAGTACATTGTTCACTTGATTTCTAGATTTTGTATTATGGTCATTTGAACTAGATTTCTAGATCTCTCTGTGCTAATTAGAAATATGGGTGACAAAATGTGTTTGCTTGTCGGGTTCGGCCATGTCGAGGCATAAGATGGAAATAACTCGCTAATATAATCACAACAAAATTTCGGAAACCAAACACGACAAGCAACTTTTTTAAGGCCAAAGTCACCACCTCCAATGTAAAAACTCTACACCAGACTACATGTTTGTTGAAGAATTTGATATAGCATTTGGACAATGGCATGCATGTTGTAACCCTACCAATGGTTAGCAGTTcatatgatgatgttttgagaAACATATAAGTGAGGAGTTGGTGATCCTTTGGACTAGAGCCTGATTTTGAAGGGATGCTAGGTTGAATGGAAGCACCAAACAACCAAGTAGATAACTTCTTATACCTTGCTATTTGAATAGACCCTAGTTTACCCAAGCCACCTAACCAGCAAGCCATGGTTTGGAGAAATATTCTTCATGTCCGTGAGAAAGTTCAAGTATTTCAATTGATAGGCCATAGCTGGAAGTCATGCCAATCAACTATCACAAACAGGAACTTTAAGTCTAAATACTAGGCATTGATAAAGCAACTGCACAGTTCCTTCTTTGGTATGCATCAGATGGTCATCCTCATAATTTCACGTCACTCTTCTCTTTCAACACAACATATGGACCATGAGCATTTCTAatctaaaatgtctcaaaagtcTAGAGCAGTAAAATCTTTCACTTGTCGATCGATCTGTGTATAGTTT
The sequence above is drawn from the Alnus glutinosa chromosome 11, dhAlnGlut1.1, whole genome shotgun sequence genome and encodes:
- the LOC133881846 gene encoding auxin-induced protein 15A-like, giving the protein MGIRLMGIVNAKQKLQRTLSARIRMVSATSIDVPKGHFAVYVGEFKKRFVIPIAYLNCPLFQDLLNLAEEEFGYEHPMGGLTIPCSEEYFISLTSALNCS